CAGCGTGCAGCCGAAGAGACTTACATTGGCAAAATCAACAATACGGTGGAAGGCCGTCTGGCACTTATCGGTGCAATCAAAGAATACCTGGCACAGCTGTCGCTGAGCAATGTCATCGAAGCAGATGGCTACGATGTTATTCTCGACCCGGCTTACTACGGCGATGCGCCAGTTATCAAACCGGAGCCGGATCAAGTGTTCCTGCAATGGAACGTGAAGCTCACCGACGTGATGGAGCAGTTGTTCGGCACATTTTACGTGCAATAAATAAGCATTTTACGTGTATAAGCATTTCGCAGGCAATCGGCAGAAATGAAGTAGCTTGTTAACAACGAGGATTTTATGAAATCCCGAACTATATTATGGATTATTTTGAGGAGGAAAAAGAAATGTTGGATGCTTCAAGAGTCATTTTAGGTACGTATGGTCAGGCGCATGTGGACGGGGTGTGGCAGACGAATATCAATAAGCTGGAAGCTAGCGTAGAAATGGAAAAACGCGAGCTGAATCTCGTGGGCAACGAGTGGAAGGTGCACAAGCGCGGTATCAAAAAAGGGACGGGAACAATGAGTGGCTACAAGGTCACATCCGATATGATTCGTCGCGGTTTTAACCGTTTTGAGATTATTACTAAATTGGATGATCCAGAAGCCTTCGGACATGAAAGTATTCGTCTTATTCGTTGCACTCCTGACAAAATCCAACTGGCCAACTGGACAGCGGGTGAAGAAGTACAGGAAGAAACGACCTTCACCTTTGAAGGCTATGAGCTTCTTGATCCGATTGTAGCAAACTAAATTGAAAAACGGGGGATGGGATGCTGTCAGGCGTTCCGTTCCCCAAATACAAATGAACAATAAGGGAGAATGACTTATGAGCTTGAATGA
The Paenibacillus peoriae DNA segment above includes these coding regions:
- a CDS encoding phage tail tube protein, whose amino-acid sequence is MLDASRVILGTYGQAHVDGVWQTNINKLEASVEMEKRELNLVGNEWKVHKRGIKKGTGTMSGYKVTSDMIRRGFNRFEIITKLDDPEAFGHESIRLIRCTPDKIQLANWTAGEEVQEETTFTFEGYELLDPIVAN